The following proteins are encoded in a genomic region of Anaerolineae bacterium:
- a CDS encoding 5'-methylthioadenosine/S-adenosylhomocysteine nucleosidase — MKNSNCILVLTALSIERDAVISHLADVKLEKHPEVGTDYHRGFYASPSGNIDVVVGRTDQTNINAALETERGLQYYKPSHAFYVGVAGGLKDVKVGDIVIGSDVIGYERGRAEDDEFKPRPQFGASSYDLDRAANSFASSSSWKAIATSLVDTRFAPEISIFSGTIASGEKVDASYKSSLHKHIKVNASHALAIEMEGLGFLRVCMTRPAVKSLLLRGISDLVNDKGEMDGKGSQTYASKNVAAFFFGLISELDLIDVKKEISKTQQLFEIACKLYPRGIEDRKIWERAEGDLSLVNLNAQGKGQWFEAIKLIELGGGGTEITLNSLIKVMLEDFNQNKDLLRILSPALHFRQ; from the coding sequence ATGAAAAATAGCAATTGTATACTAGTGCTCACAGCGCTCTCGATAGAAAGAGATGCTGTAATCAGTCACTTAGCTGATGTTAAATTAGAAAAGCACCCTGAAGTTGGTACGGATTACCATCGTGGATTTTATGCAAGCCCATCGGGTAATATCGATGTGGTTGTAGGACGAACAGATCAAACCAACATCAATGCAGCATTGGAAACTGAAAGGGGCCTTCAATACTACAAACCATCCCATGCCTTTTATGTCGGTGTTGCCGGCGGTTTAAAGGATGTAAAAGTGGGCGACATAGTTATAGGCTCTGACGTTATCGGTTACGAACGCGGTAGAGCGGAGGATGATGAATTCAAGCCAAGACCGCAGTTCGGAGCATCTTCTTATGATCTCGATCGTGCTGCAAACTCTTTTGCAAGCAGTAGTTCATGGAAAGCAATTGCAACCTCATTGGTAGATACTCGGTTCGCACCAGAAATTTCGATTTTCTCAGGCACAATTGCTTCGGGCGAAAAAGTGGATGCATCCTATAAATCTAGCCTACATAAGCATATTAAGGTAAATGCAAGTCATGCACTTGCGATTGAAATGGAGGGATTAGGTTTTCTGAGAGTTTGCATGACACGTCCAGCTGTAAAAAGCTTATTGCTAAGAGGGATTTCTGACTTAGTGAATGACAAAGGAGAAATGGATGGTAAGGGCTCTCAGACTTACGCTTCTAAAAATGTTGCAGCGTTCTTTTTTGGCCTGATCTCAGAACTTGATCTTATCGATGTTAAAAAGGAAATTTCAAAAACTCAACAGTTATTCGAAATCGCGTGCAAGCTTTACCCCAGAGGAATTGAAGATAGAAAAATATGGGAAAGAGCCGAGGGGGATCTCTCACTGGTGAATCTGAATGCACAGGGAAAAGGGCAATGGTTTGAAGCTATCAAGTTGATTGAACTAGGTGGTGGTGGAACTGAGATTACACTAAATAGTCTTATTAAAGTGATGCTGGAAGATTTTAACCAGAATAAAGATTTGCTGAGAATTTTAAGCCCTGCACTGCATTTCCGCCAGTGA
- a CDS encoding site-specific DNA-methyltransferase, giving the protein MKLTDNEIRDINRYLEEGKALPEKYRFLLFEDKREVELVWNGKTSEVCNVVLPFQVIEQVDEPREEKAVKLQMDLFDMQTGRQIKGWNNKLIWGDNKLILSSLKNGPLREEIEAQDGIKLIYIDPPFDVGADFSMDIEIGGETLTKKPGILEEIAYRDTWGKGADSFIAMIYERLVLMRDLLAEDGSIYVHCDWRVTAYVRNVMDEIFGLTNFKNEIIWKRGTVKGAKATGNQLARNHDSIIYFSKSDKYIYNRQYLDFNEEYKSRFNKNDNDGKGPYRDDQPIGTRSVKSIEDMKKTGKVFIGKNGKLKIKTYLNDLAGVVLDDNWLDVSEVNVMSNERVFYPTQKPEKLLERIIEASSNEGDIIADFFCGSGTTMAVAEKLNRKWIGTDLGKFAIHTTRKRMIGVQRQLKKEDKSWRAFEILNLGKYERQHYIGVNPNLREQEKQKQLEAKEKDFLNLILHAYRAEAVSQFKTFQGKKAGRLVAVGPVNLPVTRLFVEEIILECRQKHITRVDILGFEFEMGLFPNILDEAKTKGIDLAMKYIPRDVFDKRAVEKNQVVFHDVSFIEVKPHFGKGKNKHSIAVELTDFSVFYSQDAKGADESLQKGKSKVIVDKGQVVKISKDKNGVVSREVLTQNWTDWIDYWAVDFNFESKKEIVRVKREPDAQIHLDGSADPVQLKFGDHEEVWTGDYVFENEWQTFRTKKDRSLELKSVFRECPLGRRKIAVKVVDIFGNDTMKIVEVTVGGK; this is encoded by the coding sequence ATGAAACTGACGGATAATGAGATAAGAGATATTAATCGGTATCTGGAGGAAGGCAAAGCGCTGCCGGAGAAGTATCGGTTTTTGCTGTTTGAGGATAAGCGGGAAGTGGAGCTTGTTTGGAATGGCAAGACCAGTGAGGTTTGCAATGTGGTTTTGCCGTTTCAGGTGATCGAGCAGGTTGATGAGCCGCGTGAGGAGAAAGCCGTCAAATTGCAGATGGACCTTTTTGACATGCAGACCGGCAGGCAGATCAAGGGTTGGAACAATAAGTTGATCTGGGGCGATAACAAGCTGATTCTGTCCTCGCTGAAAAACGGGCCGCTTAGAGAAGAGATCGAAGCCCAGGATGGTATCAAGCTGATCTATATTGACCCGCCCTTTGATGTGGGGGCGGATTTTTCAATGGATATCGAGATCGGCGGCGAAACCCTGACCAAAAAACCAGGAATACTGGAAGAAATCGCCTACCGCGACACCTGGGGCAAAGGCGCGGATTCTTTTATTGCTATGATTTATGAGAGGCTGGTGCTGATGCGGGATCTGCTGGCGGAAGATGGTAGTATTTATGTGCATTGTGACTGGAGAGTCACTGCTTATGTTAGAAATGTAATGGATGAAATTTTTGGGTTAACAAATTTTAAGAATGAGATTATTTGGAAACGAGGAACTGTAAAAGGGGCAAAAGCAACAGGTAACCAATTGGCTCGTAATCATGACTCTATAATTTATTTCAGCAAGTCTGATAAATATATATATAACAGACAATATTTAGATTTTAATGAAGAATATAAATCACGTTTTAATAAAAATGATAATGATGGCAAAGGTCCGTACAGGGATGACCAACCTATAGGAACTCGTTCTGTTAAATCAATTGAAGATATGAAAAAAACAGGGAAAGTTTTTATAGGAAAAAATGGAAAGTTAAAAATTAAAACTTACCTTAATGACCTTGCAGGAGTTGTTTTGGATGACAATTGGTTGGATGTTTCCGAAGTTAACGTAATGTCAAATGAAAGAGTTTTTTACCCTACTCAAAAACCAGAAAAATTATTAGAACGCATTATCGAAGCCTCATCTAATGAAGGCGATATCATCGCCGACTTCTTCTGCGGCTCCGGCACCACCATGGCCGTTGCCGAAAAACTGAACCGCAAATGGATCGGCACCGACCTTGGCAAATTTGCTATCCATACTACCAGAAAGCGCATGATCGGCGTACAGCGGCAGCTCAAAAAAGAGGACAAAAGCTGGCGCGCTTTTGAAATCCTCAACCTGGGAAAATATGAACGCCAGCATTATATCGGCGTTAACCCCAATCTCAGAGAACAGGAAAAGCAGAAACAATTGGAAGCCAAAGAAAAAGATTTCCTCAATCTTATCCTCCACGCCTACCGTGCCGAAGCGGTCAGTCAGTTCAAAACCTTTCAGGGCAAAAAGGCAGGGCGTTTGGTAGCGGTGGGTCCTGTAAATCTGCCAGTTACCCGCCTGTTTGTGGAAGAAATCATTCTTGAATGCCGTCAAAAGCATATTACCCGGGTGGATATTCTCGGCTTTGAGTTCGAAATGGGGTTGTTCCCTAATATCCTGGACGAAGCCAAAACCAAGGGGATTGATCTGGCTATGAAATACATTCCACGGGATGTATTTGACAAGCGGGCAGTGGAGAAGAATCAGGTGGTGTTTCATGATGTGTCGTTTATTGAAGTTAAACCACATTTTGGCAAGGGTAAAAACAAACACAGCATTGCCGTGGAATTGACCGATTTTTCCGTCTTTTATTCGCAGGATGCTAAAGGCGCTGATGAAAGCCTGCAGAAAGGCAAGAGCAAGGTGATTGTGGACAAGGGGCAGGTGGTCAAGATCAGCAAAGACAAAAACGGCGTTGTCAGCCGCGAGGTGTTGACGCAGAATTGGACAGACTGGATCGATTACTGGGCTGTTGACTTTAATTTTGAGAGTAAAAAGGAAATAGTGCGGGTAAAAAGAGAACCCGATGCGCAGATACATCTTGACGGCAGTGCAGATCCGGTTCAACTGAAGTTTGGCGATCATGAAGAAGTCTGGACAGGCGATTATGTGTTTGAAAATGAGTGGCAGACCTTCCGCACCAAAAAAGACCGTTCTCTGGAACTGAAAAGCGTGTTCCGGGAATGCCCGCTAGGGAGGCGCAAGATCGCAGTCAAGGTGGTGGACATCTTCGGCAATGACACCATGAAGATAGTGGAAGTGACAGTGGGAGGGAAATAG